The Kitasatospora setae KM-6054 genome contains a region encoding:
- a CDS encoding CGNR zinc finger domain-containing protein — MLITHDTECALSILVELLNTAPEACGSEQLPDVAALSAFVVRQEISEIDSLGPADLAAVHELRSRLREVFSAGSVERAAGLVNALVAEAGTTPRLTNHDDHGWHIHYFAPHAAVGRHLAAELGMALAFIVMAGELERLRRCEAPGCARVFVDLSRNRSRRYCDSRTCGNRLHVAAYRARQRSAEAVPATGG, encoded by the coding sequence GTGCTGATCACCCATGACACCGAGTGCGCGCTGAGCATCCTGGTGGAGCTGCTGAACACGGCGCCGGAGGCGTGCGGCAGCGAACAGCTGCCCGACGTGGCGGCACTGAGCGCGTTCGTGGTCCGGCAGGAGATCAGCGAGATCGACTCGCTCGGCCCGGCCGACCTGGCCGCCGTGCACGAGCTGCGCTCCCGGCTGCGCGAGGTGTTCTCGGCCGGGTCGGTCGAGCGGGCCGCCGGACTGGTGAACGCCCTGGTCGCGGAGGCCGGCACCACGCCCCGGCTGACCAACCACGACGACCACGGCTGGCACATCCACTACTTCGCCCCGCACGCCGCGGTCGGCCGGCACCTGGCCGCGGAGCTCGGCATGGCGCTGGCGTTCATCGTGATGGCCGGCGAGCTGGAGCGGCTGCGCCGCTGCGAGGCACCGGGCTGCGCCCGGGTGTTCGTCGACCTGTCGCGCAACCGTTCGCGCCGCTACTGCGACAGCCGCACCTGCGGCAACCGGCTGCACGTCGCCGCGTACCGGGCCCGGCAGCGCTCGGCGGAGGCGGTGCCGGCCACCGGCGGCTGA
- a CDS encoding aminotransferase class IV, giving the protein MIWVNGTLTAEDDAALPVLDHGLTVGDGVFETLKTEHGEPFALTRHLDRLTRSARGLGLPDPDHDRVREACAAVLAAKPLPLGRLRITYTGGTSPLGSERGTAAPSLVVALGSANPRPETTAVVTVPWRRNEHSAVAGLKTTSYAENVVALAAAHRAGASEALFANTAGRLCEGTGSNVFVVLGGRLLTPTLASGCLAGITRRLVLDWTGAEETDLPLEALADAEEVFLTSTLRDVQAVTRVDDRELPGVGRVTREAMEVFAERAAKDGDPV; this is encoded by the coding sequence ATGATCTGGGTCAACGGAACCCTCACCGCCGAGGACGACGCCGCACTCCCCGTCCTCGACCACGGACTCACCGTCGGCGACGGCGTCTTCGAAACGCTCAAGACCGAGCACGGCGAACCCTTCGCGCTCACCCGGCACCTCGACCGCCTCACCCGCTCCGCCCGCGGCCTCGGCCTGCCCGACCCCGACCACGACCGAGTCCGCGAGGCGTGCGCCGCCGTCCTCGCCGCCAAGCCGCTGCCGCTCGGCCGCCTCCGCATCACCTACACCGGCGGCACCTCCCCGCTCGGCTCCGAACGCGGCACCGCCGCCCCCAGCCTGGTCGTCGCCCTCGGCAGCGCCAACCCCCGCCCCGAGACCACCGCCGTCGTCACCGTCCCCTGGCGCCGCAACGAGCACTCCGCCGTCGCCGGCCTCAAGACCACCTCCTACGCCGAGAACGTCGTCGCCCTCGCCGCCGCCCACCGGGCCGGCGCCAGCGAGGCCCTGTTCGCCAACACGGCCGGCCGGCTCTGCGAGGGCACCGGCTCCAACGTCTTCGTGGTCCTCGGCGGCCGCCTCCTCACCCCCACCCTCGCCTCCGGCTGCCTGGCCGGCATCACCCGCCGCCTCGTCCTCGACTGGACCGGCGCCGAGGAGACCGACCTCCCCCTCGAAGCCCTCGCCGACGCCGAGGAGGTCTTCCTGACCTCCACCCTCCGCGACGTCCAGGCCGTCACCCGGGTCGACGACCGCGAACTGCCCGGCGTCGGCCGGGTCACGCGTGAGGCGATGGAGGTCTTCGCGGAGCGGGCGGCCAAGGACGGCGACCCGGTCTGA
- a CDS encoding chorismate-binding protein: protein MARFAGRLATGLREVTHDPAAFEHGGFWAVAHDFEGRLTCARFADVRPDPAPPATDRWQGPAPDAWHSSLDADAYRAGVRRIREHIAAGEVYQANLCRVLSAPLPDPDRTDIDALTGLLAAHNPAPYAGTIRLPGHGVEIATASPELYLSRRGRTVLSGPIKGTGRTEDDLLDKDHAENVMIVDLVRNDLGRVCGTGTVTVPDLCAVEKHPGLVHLVSTVQGTLRPDAGWPELFAATFPPGSVTGAPKSSALRIIRALETAPRGPYCGAIGWVDADHGEAELAVGIRSFWIERTDPGAPVLKFGTGAGITWDSDPDREWRETELKAARLVAIASTGTPETPEGATRR, encoded by the coding sequence ATGGCCCGCTTCGCCGGCCGCCTCGCCACCGGGCTGCGCGAAGTCACCCACGACCCGGCCGCCTTCGAACACGGCGGATTCTGGGCCGTCGCCCACGACTTCGAGGGACGGCTCACCTGCGCCCGGTTCGCCGACGTCCGCCCCGATCCGGCCCCGCCCGCCACCGACCGCTGGCAGGGCCCCGCCCCGGACGCCTGGCACAGCTCCCTCGACGCCGACGCCTACCGGGCCGGAGTCCGCCGGATCCGCGAGCACATCGCCGCCGGCGAGGTCTACCAGGCCAACCTGTGCCGCGTCCTCAGCGCGCCGCTGCCCGACCCCGACCGCACCGACATCGACGCCCTCACCGGCCTGCTCGCCGCCCACAACCCCGCGCCGTACGCCGGAACGATCCGCCTCCCCGGGCACGGCGTCGAGATCGCCACCGCCTCGCCCGAGCTCTACCTCTCCCGGCGCGGCCGCACCGTGCTGTCCGGCCCGATCAAGGGCACCGGCCGCACCGAGGACGACCTGCTCGACAAGGACCACGCCGAGAACGTGATGATCGTCGACCTGGTCCGCAACGACCTCGGCCGGGTCTGCGGGACCGGCACCGTCACCGTCCCCGACCTGTGCGCCGTCGAGAAGCACCCCGGCCTGGTCCACCTGGTCTCCACCGTCCAGGGCACCCTGCGCCCCGACGCCGGCTGGCCCGAGCTGTTCGCCGCCACCTTCCCGCCCGGATCCGTCACCGGCGCCCCCAAGAGCAGCGCCCTGCGGATCATCCGCGCCCTGGAGACCGCCCCCCGCGGCCCCTACTGCGGAGCGATCGGCTGGGTCGACGCCGACCACGGCGAAGCCGAACTCGCCGTCGGCATCCGCTCCTTCTGGATCGAACGGACCGACCCCGGCGCGCCCGTCCTGAAATTCGGCACCGGCGCCGGAATCACCTGGGACTCCGACCCCGACCGCGAATGGCGGGAAACCGAGCTGAAAGCCGCCCGACTGGTGGCGATAGCCTCCACCGGCACCCCCGAGACACCCGAAGGAGCAACCCGCCGATGA
- a CDS encoding GNAT family N-acetyltransferase — translation MTTTLRPDGAEEPGVGGGRTQRWHVMVNGRRVGGLRTNAWARSGRYPGEICELEIAEPDRRRGRGTVAVLAAEEVLRSWGCVRAQLLVPAGATVALRLAQTLGYVEQMRNLDKDLGELPPLPAGLTAHPMTEQEFPAWRQTAIDGYRADLVAGGLGADEAATRAAEDHRRALPAGLGTVGTVLRRLRDADGTVLGTVWVTLHQDRHPDGGSIAWVMVVEVAPEHRGRGHGRALMHLAERECLRAGVRHLGLNVFSTNAVAIGLYESLGYRPTRYVLNKPLL, via the coding sequence ATGACCACCACGTTGCGGCCCGACGGGGCCGAGGAGCCGGGGGTCGGCGGCGGGCGGACGCAGCGCTGGCACGTCATGGTGAACGGGCGGCGGGTGGGCGGGCTGCGGACCAACGCGTGGGCCCGCAGCGGCCGGTACCCGGGCGAGATCTGCGAACTGGAGATCGCCGAGCCCGACCGCCGCCGCGGCCGCGGCACCGTCGCCGTGCTGGCCGCCGAGGAGGTGCTGCGCTCCTGGGGCTGCGTCCGCGCGCAGCTCCTCGTCCCGGCCGGCGCCACCGTCGCGCTGCGCCTCGCGCAGACCCTCGGGTACGTCGAGCAGATGCGCAACCTCGACAAGGACCTCGGCGAACTCCCGCCGCTGCCCGCCGGGTTGACGGCCCATCCGATGACCGAGCAGGAGTTCCCGGCCTGGCGGCAGACCGCCATCGACGGCTACCGCGCCGACCTGGTCGCCGGCGGCCTCGGCGCCGACGAGGCCGCCACCCGGGCCGCCGAGGACCACCGCCGCGCCCTCCCGGCCGGCCTCGGCACGGTCGGGACGGTGCTGCGCCGCCTGCGGGACGCCGACGGCACCGTCCTCGGCACCGTCTGGGTCACCCTCCACCAGGACCGGCACCCCGACGGCGGCTCGATCGCCTGGGTGATGGTGGTCGAGGTCGCCCCCGAGCACCGCGGCCGGGGCCACGGCCGCGCCCTGATGCACCTCGCCGAGCGCGAGTGCCTGCGGGCCGGCGTCCGCCACCTCGGCCTCAACGTGTTCAGCACCAACGCGGTGGCCATCGGCCTGTACGAGTCGCTGGGCTACCGGCCCACCCGGTACGTGCTCAACAAGCCGCTGCTCTGA
- a CDS encoding SsgA family sporulation/cell division regulator: MNTTVSCELHLRLIVSSESSLPVPAGLRYDTADPYAVHATFHTGADETVEWVFARDLLAEGLHRPTGTGDVRVWPSRSHGQGVVCIALSSPEGEALLEAPARALESFLKRTDAAVPPGTEHRHFDLDRELSHILAEN, encoded by the coding sequence ATGAACACCACGGTCAGCTGCGAGCTGCACCTGCGCCTCATCGTGTCCAGCGAGTCCTCACTGCCCGTCCCCGCGGGCCTGCGCTACGACACTGCCGACCCCTATGCCGTGCATGCGACGTTCCACACCGGAGCAGACGAGACCGTGGAGTGGGTGTTCGCCCGCGACCTCCTCGCGGAGGGGCTGCACCGACCGACCGGTACCGGCGACGTCCGGGTGTGGCCGTCCCGCAGTCACGGTCAAGGCGTGGTTTGCATCGCCCTGAGCTCTCCGGAAGGAGAGGCCCTGCTGGAGGCCCCGGCCCGGGCGCTTGAGTCCTTCCTCAAGCGGACGGACGCCGCGGTGCCCCCCGGCACCGAACACCGTCACTTCGACCTCGACCGGGAGCTGTCCCACATCCTCGCCGAGAACTGA
- a CDS encoding DUF6790 family protein: MGRVDVDRHVPLGLQRAQGAAAGHLHQWFAHGDHAAGNTGGILATDLLIPAVMIALAARDLRHAARTVRTVRTAPTGQPAARARRRVA; encoded by the coding sequence GTGGGCCGGGTCGATGTCGACCGCCACGTACCCCTCGGCCTCCAGCGGGCGCAGGGCGCGGCGGCCGGCCACCTCCACCAGTGGTTCGCCCACGGCGACCACGCGGCCGGGAACACCGGCGGCATCCTGGCCACCGACCTGCTGATCCCCGCCGTCATGATCGCCCTGGCCGCCCGCGACCTGCGACACGCCGCCCGGACCGTCCGGACCGTCCGGACCGCCCCGACCGGGCAGCCTGCCGCCCGAGCCCGGCGGCGTGTCGCCTGA
- the thrS gene encoding threonine--tRNA ligase — MTDVRIIINREPDREERVVTTGTTAAELFADDRAVIAARVGGQLKDLAYAVLDGDEVEPVVISSPDGLDILRHSTAHVMAQAVQQVFPEAKLGIGPPVRDGFYYDFDVERPFQPDDLKVIEKKMQEIIKRGQKFSRRVVTDEAAREELAKEPYKLELIGLKGSAATAGEGADVEVGAGELTIYDNLDPKTGELCWGDLCRGPHLPSTRHIPAFKLMRSAAAYWRGSERNPMLQRLYGTAWPTKDELKAHLDFLEEAAKRDHRKLGNELDLFSIPEQIGSGLAVFHPKGGIIRRTMEDYSRKRHEEEGYEFVYTPHATKGKLFETSGHLDWYADGMYPPMQLDEGVDYYLKPMNCPMHNLIFDARGRSYRELPLRLFEFGTVYRYEKSGVVHGLTRARGFTQDDAHIYCTREQMADELDRTLTFVLDLLRDYGLNDFYLELSTKDPEKFVGSDDAWEEATAVLASVAEKQGLPLVPDPGGAAFYGPKISVQARDAIGRTWQMSTIQLDFNLPERFDLEYTSADGSRQRPVMIHRALFGSIERFFAVLLEHYAGAMPPWLAPVTVTGIPITDEHVPYLLDVAAELKKHGIRVEVDTSDDRMQKKIRNAQKTKVPFMLIAGNDDVEAGAVSFRYRSGEQKNGVPKDEAIAEIVEAVRSRVQV; from the coding sequence GTGACGGACGTCCGGATCATCATCAACCGCGAACCCGATCGGGAAGAGCGCGTGGTGACCACGGGCACTACGGCCGCCGAGCTCTTCGCCGACGACCGCGCCGTGATCGCCGCCCGGGTCGGCGGCCAGCTCAAGGACCTCGCCTACGCCGTCCTGGACGGCGACGAGGTCGAACCCGTCGTGATCTCCAGCCCCGACGGCCTCGACATCCTGCGGCACTCCACCGCGCACGTGATGGCCCAGGCCGTCCAGCAGGTCTTCCCCGAGGCCAAGCTCGGCATCGGCCCGCCCGTCCGGGACGGCTTCTACTACGACTTCGACGTCGAGCGGCCGTTCCAGCCGGACGACCTCAAGGTCATCGAGAAGAAGATGCAGGAGATCATCAAGCGCGGGCAGAAGTTCTCCCGCCGCGTGGTCACCGACGAGGCCGCCCGCGAGGAGCTCGCCAAGGAGCCCTACAAGCTCGAACTGATCGGCCTCAAGGGCTCCGCCGCCACCGCCGGCGAGGGCGCCGACGTCGAGGTCGGCGCGGGTGAGCTCACCATCTACGACAACCTCGACCCGAAGACCGGCGAGCTCTGCTGGGGCGACCTCTGCCGCGGCCCGCACCTGCCCAGCACCCGGCACATCCCGGCCTTCAAGCTGATGCGCTCCGCCGCCGCGTACTGGCGCGGCAGCGAGCGCAACCCGATGCTGCAGCGCCTCTACGGCACCGCGTGGCCCACCAAGGACGAGCTCAAGGCCCACCTCGACTTCCTGGAGGAGGCCGCCAAGCGCGACCACCGCAAGCTCGGCAACGAGCTCGACCTGTTCTCCATCCCCGAGCAGATCGGCTCCGGCCTCGCCGTCTTCCACCCCAAGGGCGGCATCATCCGCCGCACCATGGAGGACTACTCGCGCAAGCGGCACGAGGAGGAGGGCTACGAGTTCGTCTACACCCCGCACGCCACCAAGGGGAAGCTGTTCGAGACCAGCGGCCACCTCGACTGGTACGCCGACGGCATGTACCCCCCCATGCAGCTGGACGAGGGCGTCGACTACTACCTCAAGCCGATGAACTGCCCGATGCACAACCTGATCTTCGACGCGCGCGGCCGCTCCTACCGCGAACTGCCGCTGCGCCTGTTCGAGTTCGGCACGGTCTACCGGTACGAGAAGTCCGGCGTGGTGCACGGCCTGACCCGCGCCCGCGGCTTCACCCAGGACGACGCGCACATCTACTGCACCCGCGAGCAGATGGCCGACGAGCTGGACCGCACCCTGACCTTCGTGCTGGACCTGCTGCGCGACTACGGCCTGAACGACTTCTACCTGGAGCTCTCCACCAAGGACCCGGAGAAGTTCGTCGGGTCGGACGATGCGTGGGAGGAGGCTACCGCCGTCCTCGCCAGCGTGGCCGAGAAGCAGGGCCTGCCGCTGGTGCCGGACCCGGGCGGCGCGGCCTTCTACGGCCCGAAGATCTCGGTCCAGGCGCGCGACGCGATCGGCCGGACCTGGCAGATGTCGACCATCCAGCTCGACTTCAACCTGCCGGAGCGCTTCGACCTCGAGTACACCTCGGCGGACGGCTCGCGGCAGCGGCCGGTCATGATCCACCGGGCGCTGTTCGGCTCGATCGAGCGCTTCTTCGCGGTGCTGCTGGAGCACTACGCGGGCGCGATGCCGCCGTGGCTGGCCCCGGTCACCGTCACCGGCATCCCGATCACCGACGAGCACGTGCCGTACCTGCTGGACGTCGCGGCCGAGCTGAAGAAGCACGGGATCCGGGTCGAGGTCGACACCTCGGACGACCGGATGCAGAAGAAGATCAGGAACGCGCAGAAGACCAAGGTCCCGTTCATGCTGATCGCGGGCAACGACGACGTCGAGGCCGGCGCGGTGTCGTTCCGCTACCGCAGCGGCGAGCAGAAGAACGGCGTGCCGAAGGACGAGGCGATCGCCGAGATCGTCGAGGCGGTGCGCAGCCGGGTGCAGGTCTGA
- a CDS encoding GNAT family N-acetyltransferase, which produces MPTAPTPVVLEGRLVRLEPLSTAHVPALFAAGGRDEEVWRHLSAPTPQTEDDLRAIVTARLADAARGHRLPLAVLDRASTAAIGTTNLHSWDVRTGRIEIGGSWLGRRWWRTGANREAKLLLMAHAFDTLGFTEIRWRVDAANTRSRQAVTRLGARPANPAAASSASHGLLHYTLPATTWPATRTRLTADR; this is translated from the coding sequence ATGCCGACCGCACCGACACCCGTCGTCCTGGAGGGCCGCCTGGTGCGGCTCGAACCGCTCAGCACCGCGCACGTCCCCGCCCTGTTCGCCGCCGGCGGCCGCGACGAGGAGGTCTGGCGCCACCTCAGCGCCCCCACCCCGCAGACCGAGGACGACCTGCGCGCGATCGTCACCGCCCGCCTCGCCGACGCCGCCCGCGGCCACCGCCTCCCGCTCGCCGTCCTCGACCGGGCGAGCACCGCCGCCATCGGCACCACCAACCTGCACAGCTGGGACGTCCGCACCGGCCGGATCGAGATCGGCGGCAGCTGGCTCGGCCGCCGCTGGTGGCGCACCGGAGCCAACCGCGAGGCCAAGCTCCTGCTGATGGCGCACGCCTTCGACACCCTCGGCTTCACCGAGATCCGCTGGCGCGTCGACGCCGCCAACACCCGCTCCCGCCAAGCCGTCACCCGCCTCGGCGCCCGCCCCGCCAACCCCGCCGCCGCCTCCTCCGCGTCGCACGGCCTGCTCCACTACACGCTGCCCGCCACCACCTGGCCCGCCACCCGCACCCGCCTCACCGCCGACCGCTGA
- a CDS encoding TrmH family RNA methyltransferase, protein MSEPLTVTDAADPRLSDYTDLTDVELRRRREPAEGLFIAEGEKVIRRALAAGFRMRSMLLTAKWLGVMADVIEGTDAPVHLVDPVLAERVTGYHVHRGALASMERKPLPGAPEVLAGARRVAVLEGLVDHTNLGAIFRSAAALGMDAVLLSPDCADPLYRRAVKTSMGAVFSVPYARLDPWPDALGAVRDAGFELLALTPSGAEDFTAARPHLLPKAALMLGAEGDGLTPKALAAADQRVRIPMAHGIDSLNVGAAAAIAFYAVNHG, encoded by the coding sequence GTGTCCGAGCCACTCACCGTCACCGACGCCGCCGACCCCCGGCTGAGCGACTACACCGACCTGACCGACGTCGAACTGCGGCGCCGGCGGGAGCCCGCCGAGGGACTGTTCATCGCCGAGGGCGAGAAGGTGATCCGCCGGGCGCTCGCTGCGGGCTTCCGGATGCGGTCGATGCTGCTGACCGCCAAGTGGCTCGGCGTGATGGCGGACGTCATCGAGGGGACGGACGCCCCCGTCCACCTGGTCGACCCGGTCCTCGCCGAACGGGTCACCGGCTACCACGTGCACCGGGGCGCGCTCGCCTCGATGGAGCGCAAGCCGCTGCCCGGCGCGCCCGAGGTGCTCGCGGGGGCCCGCCGGGTCGCCGTCCTGGAGGGGCTGGTCGACCACACCAACCTCGGCGCGATCTTCCGCTCCGCCGCCGCCCTCGGCATGGACGCGGTGCTGCTCTCGCCGGACTGCGCCGACCCGCTCTACCGGCGGGCCGTCAAGACCTCGATGGGCGCGGTGTTCTCCGTCCCGTACGCCCGCCTCGACCCCTGGCCGGACGCGCTCGGCGCCGTCCGGGACGCCGGGTTCGAGCTGCTCGCCCTGACCCCCTCCGGCGCCGAGGACTTCACCGCCGCCCGCCCGCACCTGCTGCCCAAGGCCGCGCTGATGCTCGGCGCCGAGGGCGACGGCCTCACCCCGAAGGCCCTCGCCGCCGCCGACCAGCGGGTGCGGATCCCGATGGCGCACGGCATCGACTCGCTGAACGTCGGCGCGGCCGCCGCGATCGCCTTCTACGCCGTCAACCACGGCTGA
- a CDS encoding exonuclease domain-containing protein, protein MQQLGSWYRGPLASFDTETTGVDVERDRIVSAALVVQSAPAGTATVRTWLADPGVPIPESARAVHGISDERVRAHGRPPRAVALEVARALAEQARAGVPLVVMNAPYDLTLLDRELRRHRAGSLAEALDGAELLVLDPRVLDKQADRYRKGRRTLTDLCAHYGVALVGAHDAAADALAAMELVRAVAARHAAQLGGLTPAELHLRQAVWHAAQARGLQRWFDREERPERVDTAWPLRPARCRCGERLEPGHACELAA, encoded by the coding sequence ATGCAGCAGCTTGGTTCCTGGTATCGCGGTCCGCTGGCGTCCTTCGACACCGAGACCACCGGTGTCGACGTCGAGCGGGACAGAATCGTCTCGGCCGCCCTGGTGGTGCAGTCCGCACCCGCCGGCACGGCCACCGTCCGGACGTGGCTGGCGGATCCGGGCGTGCCCATCCCGGAGTCGGCCCGGGCGGTGCACGGCATCTCGGACGAGCGGGTGCGGGCGCACGGGCGGCCGCCGCGCGCGGTCGCGCTGGAGGTGGCCCGGGCGCTGGCCGAGCAGGCCCGGGCGGGCGTGCCGCTGGTGGTGATGAACGCGCCGTACGACCTGACGCTGCTGGACCGGGAGTTGCGCCGGCACCGGGCCGGTTCGCTGGCGGAGGCGCTGGACGGGGCGGAGCTGCTGGTGCTCGATCCGCGGGTGCTGGACAAGCAGGCGGACCGCTACCGCAAGGGCCGGCGCACGCTGACCGACCTGTGCGCGCACTACGGCGTCGCGCTGGTGGGCGCGCACGACGCGGCGGCGGACGCGCTGGCGGCGATGGAGCTGGTCCGCGCGGTGGCGGCCCGGCACGCGGCGCAGCTGGGCGGGCTGACGCCGGCCGAGCTGCACCTGCGGCAGGCGGTCTGGCACGCGGCGCAGGCGCGCGGGCTGCAGCGGTGGTTCGACCGGGAGGAGCGGCCGGAACGGGTGGACACCGCCTGGCCGCTGCGTCCGGCCCGCTGCCGCTGCGGCGAACGCCTGGAGCCGGGCCACGCCTGCGAGTTGGCGGCCTGA
- the cobA gene encoding uroporphyrinogen-III C-methyltransferase produces MTAPTPHPSTQGLTPYPVGLLLAGRRVVVVGGGQVAQRRLPALIAAGAEIHLISPATTPAVSAMADAGEITWHQRPYADGDLADTWYALVATDDPAVNTAVSAEAERLRVFCSRSDDASAATAWTPASGHDSGATVAVLTGDPRHSAALRDSIVAGLRDGSLAARQYRARGAGVALVGGGPGDPDLITVRGRRLLADADVVVADRLAPRELLAELPPHVEVIDASKIPYGRYMAQEAINRTLIEHAKAGRFVVRLKGGDPYVFGRGGEELLACVEAGVAVTVVPGISSSISVPAAAGIPVTHRGLTHEFTVISGHVGPGDRSLTNWAAVAGMTGTLVLLMAVDKISAIAAELVAHGRAADTPVAVVQEGTTAGQRRVDATLATIGATVEAEGVKPPAVIVIGDVVHVLGG; encoded by the coding sequence ATGACCGCGCCCACGCCGCACCCGTCCACCCAGGGCCTCACCCCGTACCCGGTCGGGCTGCTGCTCGCCGGCCGCCGCGTCGTCGTCGTCGGCGGCGGACAGGTCGCCCAGCGCCGACTGCCCGCGCTGATCGCGGCCGGCGCCGAGATCCACCTGATATCCCCGGCCACCACCCCCGCCGTCTCCGCGATGGCCGACGCCGGCGAGATCACCTGGCACCAGCGTCCGTACGCGGACGGCGACCTCGCCGACACCTGGTACGCCCTGGTCGCCACCGACGACCCGGCGGTCAACACCGCCGTCTCCGCCGAGGCCGAGCGCCTGCGGGTGTTCTGCTCGCGCAGCGACGACGCCTCCGCCGCGACCGCCTGGACGCCCGCCTCCGGCCACGACTCCGGCGCCACCGTCGCCGTCCTCACCGGCGACCCCCGGCACTCCGCCGCGCTGCGCGACTCGATCGTGGCCGGCCTGCGCGACGGCTCCCTCGCCGCCCGCCAGTACCGCGCCCGCGGCGCCGGCGTCGCCCTGGTCGGCGGCGGGCCCGGCGACCCCGACCTGATCACCGTCCGCGGCCGCCGCCTGCTCGCCGACGCCGACGTGGTCGTCGCCGACCGCCTCGCCCCCCGCGAACTGCTCGCCGAGCTGCCCCCGCACGTCGAGGTGATCGACGCCTCCAAGATCCCGTACGGCCGCTACATGGCCCAGGAGGCGATCAACCGGACCCTGATCGAGCACGCCAAGGCGGGCCGGTTCGTGGTCCGCCTCAAGGGCGGCGACCCGTACGTCTTCGGCCGCGGCGGCGAGGAGCTGCTCGCCTGCGTCGAGGCGGGCGTTGCGGTCACGGTCGTCCCCGGCATCTCCTCCTCGATCAGCGTCCCGGCGGCCGCCGGCATCCCGGTCACCCACCGCGGCCTGACCCACGAGTTCACCGTCATCTCCGGGCACGTCGGCCCCGGCGACCGCTCGCTCACCAACTGGGCGGCCGTCGCCGGGATGACCGGCACCCTGGTGCTGCTGATGGCCGTCGACAAGATCAGCGCGATCGCCGCCGAGCTCGTCGCCCACGGCCGGGCCGCCGACACCCCGGTCGCGGTCGTCCAGGAGGGCACCACCGCCGGCCAGCGCCGGGTCGACGCCACCCTCGCCACCATCGGCGCCACCGTCGAGGCCGAGGGCGTCAAGCCCCCGGCGGTCATCGTGATCGGCGACGTGGTCCACGTCCTCGGCGGCTAG
- a CDS encoding DsbA family protein — protein sequence MSDSSPAPSPVALPRVEFWCDLLCPDCRTALDDVRALRERFGDALTVELRHFPLEKHKHAYPAAEAAAEAFEQGRGWEFAEAVLDRLEEVERGGARALVEIAGAVGLDADEVDTALIDGRHMLWVDADVAEGRAIGVEGTPTYVVAGERLDGGKSQDGLLERIVGLLERNG from the coding sequence ATGAGTGATTCCTCCCCCGCCCCCTCCCCCGTCGCGCTGCCCCGGGTCGAGTTCTGGTGCGACCTGCTGTGCCCCGACTGCCGCACCGCGCTGGACGACGTCCGGGCGCTGCGGGAGCGGTTCGGCGACGCGCTGACCGTCGAGCTGCGGCACTTCCCGCTGGAGAAGCACAAGCACGCGTACCCGGCGGCCGAGGCCGCGGCGGAGGCGTTCGAGCAGGGCCGCGGCTGGGAGTTCGCCGAGGCCGTGCTGGACCGGCTGGAGGAGGTCGAACGGGGCGGGGCCCGGGCGCTGGTGGAGATCGCGGGCGCGGTCGGGCTGGACGCGGACGAGGTGGACACCGCGCTGATCGACGGCCGGCACATGCTGTGGGTCGACGCGGACGTGGCCGAGGGCCGGGCGATCGGCGTGGAGGGCACGCCGACGTACGTGGTGGCCGGGGAGCGGCTGGACGGCGGGAAGTCGCAGGACGGGCTGCTGGAGCGGATCGTCGGGCTGCTGGAGCGGAACGGCTGA